The following DNA comes from Tunturibacter gelidoferens.
GTTCAAGCCAACCAGAGCATCGACAAATACACAAGCAACGCATTCGGTGTGAACGCCGGTGTTGGTTTTACGTACAAACCATCGCGCTTCGCTTCGGCGCGCTTCTACGTGGAAGCCCGGTATGTTTTCGTAGACAACCAGCCCCGCCCCTACTCGCTGGGTAGTGCAACGAGCACCTACTTTAACGTCTTCCCACAAAACAGCGCGAGGACAACGTACATACCCGTCACTTTAGGCGTTCGCTTCTGAGTGAACGATTGGACGAGAACTGTGCTTTCACAAAATGGGAAGAAAGGATAAACCACACCCAAAAGGAATAAGCGTATTCTCAAAGCGAGGATTTCTCATGCGGTTACTTCGGGCTCTGTTGTGCGGAATCATTGTGCTGAGTCTGTTCAGCATCAGGGCCTCGACAGTGCGGGCGCAACAAACATCTGCGAATACGCCAACGATTCGGGTGACGTCCCGCCTTGTCTTTCTGGATGTCACGGTGCTGGACAAAAAGGGGCGCCCGATGGTGAAGGGGCTGACCAAAGATGACTTCGCCATCACCGATAACAAGAAGCCGCAGCGGATTTTCTCCTTCGAGGCGCCAGAGACCCATGTAGTCGACGCGAACGCGACAGACGATAATCCTCCGTTGAAAGCGCCCGTGACGATCTTCATTCTCGATCTTCTCAATTCAAAGTTCGAGAACTTCGCGTACATCCGCTATATGGCGCGGAAATATCTAGCGGCGCAGCCGGCGCAGTTGAATTCGCCGGCCGAGCTCATGGTGTTGGGTAATAAATCGCTCGAGATGGTGCAGGGCTACACGCGAAGCAAGGCAGACCTGCTCTACGCACTGGAACATGTGCCACCTGCGCTGCCTTACAAGGAGATGAGTGGCAGTTTCATCGACGAACGATTTGTCCAATCCATCGACGCGTTGCAACAAATTGCTCTGCAAAACAAGGGGGTACCCAGGAGGAAGAACATCGTCTGGGTCGGGCATGGCGGCCCGAGCATTTATACGGTAAGTCTGCCGACTCCAGCTGCTGACGCACTGAACGGGTATGTTCACGACACAACCAATATGCTGGTCGATTCGCGCGTAAGCCTGTTCGTCATCTATCCGGGACTGCCAGTCGACGGCCCTACTTTGACGACGAGCGAGTTCGGAGCTGGCACAAACATCGGTGACAATGACCCCTTCTCTGGAGACATTAACTTTGGCGTGTTCGTCAATGAAACAGGTGGCAAACTTTTCTACAACCGCAACGACATCAACACCGAAATCAGAGAGTCGGAGGAGCTGGGATCGAAGTATTACACACTAACCTATCAGCCGCCGGAAGGGGATGCCGATGGCAAATTCCGCAGGATTCGCGTGACGTTGCGCAATCCTGATCTGCGCGTCGTGACTAAGGCAGGATACTTTTCGCCGGACAAAAATGCGGCCGTCGGTCCTCGTCAGCATACGATGGTCAACCTTTCCGAGGCTGCGCGGTCGACCATACCTTTCGGATCACTGGGAGTCACAATTGAAAATCTCGTGCGCCATCCTGACACAGGCACAGCGGATTTTACCGTACTCTTGAGCCCGCGAAACCTTGACTGGCAATCGGTCGAGGATGGAAAGAGCAGTGTAGATCTGTTGTTGGCGGCAGCTAGTTTAAGCGGGGACAGGAGTTTTCTCGCCTCAAGGCTGGAGAGTCTCACGGTCTTCGCTGATAGCCAGGATGCAACTCAGTTGGCCAGAACGGGGGCGCGCCGGGAGATGACTATACGGATTCCACGCAAAACGCAAAGCCTACGCGTTGTGATTCAGACCTCTGACAATAGACGCACCGGCACGGTGGAACTGGATCGCAAAACGATCGACAGTGCGCCTGCAACACCCACCCCATAGCCTAAGTTGATACCTCAGCCACAGAAACAGCCAGCGCCTGTGACTCGACTTCGACCGTAGGTAAGTTCCTGTGATTCTCGAAGGGTCTCGTGTAGGCACATCCACTTGCTGGCTCACACAGGATTCTACCCGCAAACTACCTTGGCCTCGGTTCGTTTCCCACTCGCGGATCTACAAAGTGCATGGTCATTGCGTCTGCGTTTTAAGTCAGTAGCTGGTCGATCCTCGGCTCACCCTTATCTTTTCATCTGATTTTTTACACCGCGGGCCAGCCTCTCAATCTCATCGGCTCTCTTGATCATATCCACTGACAAAGTATCTGTACTCGGTTTATCGACCTGCGCTTTCAGGTCGGTGGCAAGTAACAGCAATTTATTTGCATCCGTCACCAGCCGTTTCTGGCGGGCAATGATTCGCAACTTTTGCTGCTGCTCTGTCCGCTGCGGTTCGTCAGGTTTCTGCGAGGAACTGGGCATTCGGGATGACCACGGAGGTGAAGGAGCAGGAAGCATCTGTCCTCCGTTCAATCTCACAGAGCCAGCCGTCACCAAAACCGCTCCTATTATCGAAACTCGAACTATTCTCATATCGTTTCCTCAATCCTCGCCCGCAGGTCGCGCTTTGATCTAGCTTCCCTGCGAGGATTGCATCCTTACAGTCAACTGAACGCGTTCTGTTTACCGCATCCAGAAAGCGAGACGTGGTAATTATGCGCCTTGTGAGCTGACGAACAAGACGAAGCTCGCAGCCGATGAGGGAGCGATGTTTAGTTGTATGTTAATGGCCACTAGCGCTTTTACTTATCTACGATAAGAAGATTTACTTTTGCAAAATATAAGAATTTGACAGATACTTCTATCGAGCTCGTATCTGCATCTCAAGGTACAGGCTGGCATTATGTGGGTTGTCCATGCAGGTAAACATAAAGAAATGCCGCACCTCAACCCGGGTTGTAATGGGGATCGTCTTCCTAGCGCTCGCCGTGTTTGGATGGGGCATAAAGTACAAGATTTCCCTCTATGACCCGCCGGGAACCGTTTCGACTCATATGTCCCATGCAAAGCTTCTTTCGCAAAAGGAGCGACCTGTTTCGTCCGGCTACTTAGATCCGGTGCGTCCTCCCCTCCTACAGCCACCGTCGATCGCATACCCTACGTTTTTGATCGCCGCCGTCGTACTCGGTGCGTGCTTCACCGTGTCGCTTCGGATGTTGACCGAAACCACTGACCACGGCTCTTATCAGCAACGGTGGTCCAATTCGATTTATTTCTCGTTCCGCCCCCCTCCTGCTTTACTCCCTTCCCTTCTCATT
Coding sequences within:
- a CDS encoding VWA domain-containing protein, whose translation is MLSLFSIRASTVRAQQTSANTPTIRVTSRLVFLDVTVLDKKGRPMVKGLTKDDFAITDNKKPQRIFSFEAPETHVVDANATDDNPPLKAPVTIFILDLLNSKFENFAYIRYMARKYLAAQPAQLNSPAELMVLGNKSLEMVQGYTRSKADLLYALEHVPPALPYKEMSGSFIDERFVQSIDALQQIALQNKGVPRRKNIVWVGHGGPSIYTVSLPTPAADALNGYVHDTTNMLVDSRVSLFVIYPGLPVDGPTLTTSEFGAGTNIGDNDPFSGDINFGVFVNETGGKLFYNRNDINTEIRESEELGSKYYTLTYQPPEGDADGKFRRIRVTLRNPDLRVVTKAGYFSPDKNAAVGPRQHTMVNLSEAARSTIPFGSLGVTIENLVRHPDTGTADFTVLLSPRNLDWQSVEDGKSSVDLLLAAASLSGDRSFLASRLESLTVFADSQDATQLARTGARREMTIRIPRKTQSLRVVIQTSDNRRTGTVELDRKTIDSAPATPTP